A stretch of the Chlamydia pecorum E58 genome encodes the following:
- a CDS encoding leucyl aminopeptidase, whose protein sequence is MALFYAQASCSKRGKADAIVLPFWNSKQGAIEAATGLEEYESLYLPSLKDFTGKVGEIEFLYGQGKEKRVVLLGLGESKELSFEEVLQTYAKLTRELRKAKCVTVHVVLPTVSDLRISIEEFLTGFSAGVLSLNYDYPCYSKVASRDPLLQKVTVFGIVPKVANRIFQKEEAIFEGVFLTRDLVNRNADEVTPKRLAEIAQGLAKEFPSLDVKVLEKEAILKEKMGLLAAVSKGASVDPRFIILSYRGKPKSKDHTVLIGKGVTFDSGGLDLKPGKAMLTMKEDMAGAATVLGIISGLAALELPVNVTGIIPATENAIGNAAYKMGDVYVGMSGLSVEIGSTDAEGRLILADAISYALKYCNPTRILDFATLTGAMVVSLGEDVAGVFSNNDALFEDLRESAERTAEPIWRMPLVKSYDKALKSDIADMKNIGNNRAGAITAALFLQRFLEGASVAWAHFDIAGTAFREKEEGLFPKYASGFGVRSILFYLENFVSK, encoded by the coding sequence ATGGCTTTGTTTTATGCTCAAGCTTCTTGTAGTAAACGAGGTAAAGCTGACGCGATTGTCTTGCCTTTCTGGAACAGCAAGCAAGGCGCTATAGAAGCTGCTACAGGCCTAGAGGAGTATGAATCTTTGTATCTTCCTTCTCTTAAGGATTTTACAGGAAAGGTTGGAGAGATTGAGTTTCTCTACGGGCAGGGCAAAGAAAAGCGTGTCGTGCTTTTAGGGTTGGGCGAGAGTAAAGAGTTATCTTTTGAAGAAGTCCTTCAGACCTATGCGAAGCTCACTAGAGAGCTGCGCAAGGCAAAGTGCGTAACAGTACATGTAGTTTTGCCTACAGTTTCAGATTTGCGTATTTCCATAGAGGAGTTCCTTACAGGGTTTTCAGCTGGGGTACTTTCATTAAACTATGATTATCCTTGCTATAGTAAGGTTGCCTCTCGGGATCCGCTTCTTCAGAAAGTGACAGTCTTTGGCATTGTGCCTAAAGTTGCCAATCGGATTTTCCAAAAGGAAGAGGCGATTTTTGAAGGAGTCTTTCTCACTCGAGATTTAGTGAATCGTAATGCTGATGAGGTGACACCAAAGAGACTGGCTGAGATCGCTCAAGGCCTTGCTAAGGAGTTCCCTAGTTTAGATGTGAAGGTATTGGAGAAAGAGGCAATTCTGAAAGAGAAAATGGGGTTGCTTGCGGCAGTATCCAAGGGGGCCTCTGTAGATCCTCGCTTTATTATTTTAAGTTATCGAGGTAAGCCCAAGTCTAAGGATCATACGGTGCTTATAGGGAAAGGGGTGACCTTTGATAGTGGTGGGTTAGACCTTAAGCCTGGCAAGGCGATGCTGACCATGAAGGAAGATATGGCAGGAGCTGCTACGGTATTAGGGATTATCTCAGGATTAGCAGCGTTAGAATTGCCAGTCAATGTAACAGGAATTATCCCTGCGACGGAGAATGCTATAGGAAATGCTGCGTATAAGATGGGGGATGTTTACGTAGGCATGAGTGGGCTTTCTGTAGAGATTGGGAGCACTGATGCTGAAGGCCGGCTGATCCTTGCTGACGCGATTTCCTATGCGTTGAAGTATTGCAACCCTACGAGGATTTTAGATTTTGCCACCTTAACGGGAGCCATGGTGGTTTCTCTTGGGGAGGATGTTGCGGGAGTATTTTCGAACAACGATGCCTTATTTGAAGATTTACGTGAGTCTGCTGAAAGGACGGCGGAACCTATTTGGAGGATGCCTTTAGTAAAGAGCTATGATAAGGCTTTGAAGTCCGATATTGCGGATATGAAAAATATAGGGAATAACCGTGCAGGGGCGATTACAGCCGCGCTCTTTTTGCAACGCTTTTTAGAAGGTGCTTCTGTAGCTTGGGCTCATTTTGACATCGCTGGAACGGCATTTCGTGAGAAGGAAGAAGGTCTGTTCCCTAAATATGCCTCAGGATTTGGTGTGCGTAGTATACTTTTTTACTTAGAAAATTTTGTTTCCAAGTAA
- a CDS encoding histone H1-like repetitive region-containing protein: MLGTQKRRCSKKSACGAARKPAVRKSPAKKVAAKKTVKKAASAVKKPVRKAVSSRKSVATRKAASSRKAPARKVAVKRTVKKAATSAVKKPVRKTAAHKPAVRKSPVKKVAAKKAVKRVATKKVVAKKPRVSRSSSVKKASCAVACHKNHKHTAACKKVCSSSATRKVGSKSRVRTAHGWRQQLMRLMAK; the protein is encoded by the coding sequence ATGTTAGGCACACAAAAAAGACGCTGCAGCAAGAAATCAGCTTGTGGAGCTGCTCGCAAGCCTGCAGTGCGTAAATCTCCAGCGAAAAAAGTTGCTGCGAAGAAAACAGTAAAAAAAGCTGCGTCAGCAGTGAAGAAGCCTGTTCGTAAGGCTGTATCATCTCGCAAGTCTGTAGCGACACGTAAAGCTGCATCTTCTCGTAAAGCTCCAGCTAGAAAAGTAGCAGTAAAGAGAACAGTCAAGAAGGCTGCGACGTCAGCAGTGAAGAAGCCTGTTCGTAAGACTGCTGCTCACAAGCCTGCAGTGCGTAAGTCTCCAGTGAAAAAAGTTGCTGCGAAGAAAGCAGTAAAAAGAGTCGCGACGAAAAAAGTTGTAGCTAAGAAACCTAGAGTATCTCGTAGTTCTTCAGTAAAAAAGGCTTCTTGTGCTGTAGCGTGTCATAAAAATCACAAGCACACAGCAGCTTGTAAGAAAGTTTGCTCTTCTTCAGCTACGAGAAAAGTAGGGTCTAAGAGCCGCGTAAGAACAGCGCATGGCTGGAGACAGCAATTAATGAGATTGATGGCGAAATAG
- a CDS encoding SAM-dependent methyltransferase, translating into MTLYLFPNTLGNRKVELLPSVVGEFIQKEISGLIVESDRGGRAFLSLWKIPEVHKFPLAILSKQHYNTKAWDFYLEPILKHKENWGVVSDAGLPCIADPGAGLVHRARTLGIPVRAFSGPCSMTLALMLSGLPAQNFSFLGYLPQSPREREKYLREVVRKGQTFLCIETPYRNVHTLQFLIDSLPSYAQLCIASDLTGEEEFVSTRSISIWGQSEDLNEVKAKITKVPTVFVFFIPQ; encoded by the coding sequence ATGACATTGTATCTCTTTCCTAATACTTTAGGAAATCGCAAGGTAGAGCTTCTTCCCTCAGTGGTGGGGGAGTTTATCCAAAAGGAGATCTCAGGCCTTATCGTAGAGAGCGATCGAGGAGGGAGAGCCTTTTTAAGCTTATGGAAAATCCCCGAGGTGCATAAATTCCCCTTAGCGATCCTTAGTAAGCAACACTATAACACAAAAGCTTGGGATTTCTACTTGGAGCCCATTCTCAAGCATAAGGAAAACTGGGGAGTCGTTTCTGATGCAGGACTTCCTTGTATTGCGGATCCTGGAGCAGGCTTGGTACACAGAGCTAGAACCTTGGGGATCCCTGTAAGAGCTTTTTCTGGCCCTTGTTCTATGACGTTGGCCTTGATGCTCTCAGGACTCCCTGCACAGAACTTCTCTTTCCTAGGATACCTCCCTCAATCCCCTAGAGAACGTGAAAAATACCTCAGAGAAGTTGTGAGAAAGGGGCAGACATTTCTCTGTATAGAAACTCCTTATCGTAATGTTCACACGCTGCAGTTTCTTATAGATTCATTACCTTCCTATGCTCAGTTGTGCATTGCTTCAGACCTTACAGGAGAGGAGGAATTTGTGAGTACAAGATCCATAAGCATATGGGGGCAATCTGAGGATCTCAATGAGGTTAAAGCAAAGATCACCAAAGTCCCTACAGTGTTCGTATTTTTTATCCCACAATAG
- the hemW gene encoding radical SAM family heme chaperone HemW, whose protein sequence is MNGKTPLALYIHIPFCSKKCHYCSFYTIPYKSETVELYSQAIILEGEHKLAPLRDSHYIETVFFGGGTPSLLSPSQLNNILSKLAPNAKEITLEANPENITKEYVDALRHTPINRISLGVQTFDDSQLQLLGRTHSSSHAIEALSLLTSWGFSNLSIDLMYGLPTQTLEGFLSDLNRALKLPLTHLSLYNLTIDPHTSFYKHRNALAPTFAKEESLAAMSSLAEELCTSRGLLRYEIASYARTSYPSKHNLYYWTDRPFLGLGVSASQYLHGVRSKNLSRISHYLRAVFRHLPPEEFSETLPEKERLKEALALRLRLTEGALWKDFPQELWNALKQCSSIQPLLTYSAHSLALNSQGRLFHDSVAEEIMALTF, encoded by the coding sequence ATGAATGGTAAAACTCCTCTAGCTCTTTACATTCACATACCTTTTTGTTCCAAAAAGTGTCATTACTGTAGTTTCTACACGATCCCCTATAAATCAGAAACTGTAGAGCTCTACAGCCAAGCCATTATCCTCGAAGGGGAGCATAAGCTTGCCCCCCTTCGAGACTCTCACTATATAGAGACAGTGTTTTTCGGTGGGGGAACTCCTTCCCTTCTTTCTCCTTCTCAGCTTAACAATATCCTCTCCAAGCTCGCACCTAATGCCAAAGAAATTACCCTAGAAGCAAATCCAGAAAACATCACTAAGGAGTATGTGGATGCTTTAAGGCACACTCCCATCAATAGAATTAGTCTAGGAGTACAAACCTTCGATGATTCCCAACTGCAGCTTTTAGGACGGACTCACTCCTCTTCTCATGCTATTGAGGCTCTCTCTCTCTTAACCTCCTGGGGCTTTTCCAATCTCTCTATTGATCTTATGTATGGACTACCTACCCAAACTCTAGAGGGCTTTCTTAGTGACTTAAATCGTGCTCTAAAGCTCCCTCTAACGCATCTCTCTCTCTATAACCTCACCATAGATCCTCATACCTCTTTTTACAAACATAGGAACGCCCTCGCTCCGACTTTTGCTAAAGAAGAGAGTCTTGCTGCTATGAGCTCCCTAGCGGAGGAGCTCTGTACCTCTCGGGGTTTATTACGCTATGAGATTGCCTCCTATGCTAGAACTTCCTATCCTTCTAAGCACAACCTATATTACTGGACAGATCGTCCTTTTTTAGGACTTGGCGTCTCGGCATCCCAGTATCTCCATGGGGTGCGCTCTAAAAACCTCTCAAGGATTTCCCATTACCTACGTGCTGTATTCAGACACCTTCCTCCTGAAGAATTTTCAGAAACTCTTCCAGAAAAGGAGCGCCTCAAAGAAGCTCTAGCGCTACGCTTAAGGCTTACAGAAGGAGCCCTGTGGAAGGATTTCCCTCAAGAACTTTGGAATGCTTTGAAGCAGTGCTCTTCTATACAACCTCTCCTTACCTACTCTGCACACTCCCTGGCATTAAATTCCCAAGGGAGACTGTTTCATGACAGTGTAGCTGAAGAGATTATGGCGTTAACTTTCTAA
- a CDS encoding 2-oxoglutarate dehydrogenase E1 component: protein MDSKFSGQAHSLDVDWIESVYERFLNHESLDPSWKHFFEGYQLGQLDSNSSSYNSDISIGLKEKKAQFLCMIYRCYGYLQSEISPLVPSEESPLIREKLSKINLEEEVSSCGLLPQPFVKAKELIQVLKKHYCRGLSVETLACPPEIQEFVWKLMEGEKPHREPKKLLRCYKDLCKAVFFEEFLQVKFTGQKRFSLEGGEALIAMLEHMREFGVSIGIENYVLGMAHRGRLNVLTNVLSKPYRYVFMEFEDDPEARGLDAVGDVKYHKGYVSTTHLRDGREITLVLLPNPSHLETVDPVVEGVVAAMQHQGKFGEEKKTLAVLIHGDAAFSGQGVVYETFQLSQIPGYSTEGTLHIVINNHIGFTAHSRESRSTPYCTDIAKMLGIPVFRVNGEDVLACLEAMEHALKVRERFGCDVIIDFCCYRKYGHNESDDPSVTAPKLYDQIKTKASVQKLFKEFLQTHVPQISEKDLLLIENEVYDLLNREYQTLKEKNIECFPQKECLHCNRLQGGELIFHDLDVSLSLETLENLGARLCRIPEHFSPHPKVKALLDKRMKMVLGDIGCDWAMAEELAFASLLVEGFSLRLSGQDSIRGTFSQRHLLWSDIVTGDTHSPLYHLSSTQGAVEIYNSPLSEYAVLGFEYGYAQQAMKTLVAWEAQFGDFANGAQIIFDQYISSGVQKWDFHSDVVMLLPHGYEGQGPEHSSARIERYLQLAANWNFEVVLPSTPLQYFRILREHTLRDLSLPLVVFTPKMLLRHSQCTNFLKEFTLPGGFRSILEDDTPNYDAEILVMCTGKIYYDYKEALPEERHGDFACLRIESLYPLDFDGLVKLLDRYSKVKHYVWLQEEPQNMGAYEYMFMALKDILPGKMLCISRARSSSTASGSARLSHKELLTCMETLFSLR, encoded by the coding sequence ATGGATTCCAAGTTCTCAGGGCAGGCCCATTCTTTGGATGTGGATTGGATTGAGTCTGTTTATGAAAGATTTTTAAATCACGAATCTCTAGACCCTTCTTGGAAGCATTTTTTTGAAGGATACCAGCTAGGGCAGTTAGACTCCAACTCTTCTTCTTATAACTCCGACATAAGCATAGGTTTGAAAGAGAAAAAAGCACAGTTTCTCTGCATGATCTATCGTTGCTATGGCTATCTTCAAAGTGAAATCTCCCCGCTAGTACCCTCTGAAGAGTCTCCGTTAATTCGGGAAAAACTCTCCAAAATTAACCTTGAAGAGGAAGTTTCTTCCTGTGGACTGTTGCCGCAACCCTTCGTAAAAGCTAAAGAGCTGATCCAGGTATTAAAGAAACACTATTGTCGCGGGTTGTCTGTAGAAACCCTTGCATGTCCTCCAGAAATTCAGGAGTTTGTCTGGAAGCTTATGGAAGGAGAAAAGCCTCATAGAGAGCCTAAAAAGCTGCTGCGTTGCTATAAAGACTTATGTAAGGCAGTGTTTTTTGAGGAGTTTTTGCAGGTAAAGTTCACAGGACAAAAGAGATTCTCCTTAGAAGGAGGCGAGGCTCTTATTGCAATGTTAGAGCATATGAGGGAATTCGGGGTTTCTATTGGAATTGAGAACTATGTTTTAGGGATGGCACATCGTGGGAGACTAAACGTTTTAACAAACGTGCTTTCTAAGCCTTATCGCTATGTGTTTATGGAGTTTGAAGATGATCCCGAAGCTCGCGGTTTAGACGCTGTTGGGGATGTAAAGTATCATAAGGGATATGTCTCTACAACGCATCTTCGCGATGGTAGAGAGATCACGTTGGTGTTGCTCCCCAACCCCAGCCACTTGGAAACTGTAGATCCTGTAGTGGAGGGGGTTGTTGCAGCTATGCAGCATCAGGGGAAATTTGGAGAAGAGAAGAAAACCTTGGCAGTGCTGATTCATGGAGATGCGGCATTTTCAGGACAGGGAGTAGTCTATGAAACTTTTCAGTTAAGCCAGATTCCAGGATACTCCACAGAGGGAACTTTACATATTGTTATCAATAATCATATTGGTTTTACAGCGCATTCTCGTGAGTCTCGATCTACTCCATATTGCACAGACATTGCCAAGATGCTCGGAATCCCTGTGTTCAGAGTGAACGGAGAAGATGTCCTTGCGTGCTTGGAAGCTATGGAGCATGCTCTAAAGGTAAGAGAGCGTTTCGGCTGCGATGTGATTATAGATTTTTGTTGTTATCGCAAGTATGGTCATAATGAAAGTGACGACCCTTCGGTCACAGCTCCAAAACTCTATGATCAGATCAAAACAAAAGCTTCGGTACAAAAACTATTTAAGGAGTTTTTACAGACTCATGTACCACAGATATCGGAGAAAGATCTTCTCCTTATAGAAAATGAAGTCTATGACCTTCTCAATCGTGAATATCAAACCTTGAAGGAAAAGAATATAGAGTGTTTCCCTCAGAAGGAGTGCCTCCATTGCAATCGCTTGCAGGGAGGGGAGCTGATATTTCATGATTTAGATGTTTCCCTAAGCTTAGAGACTTTAGAAAATCTCGGAGCACGTTTGTGTCGTATTCCTGAGCACTTCTCTCCCCATCCTAAGGTGAAGGCACTTTTGGATAAGAGAATGAAAATGGTTTTAGGAGATATTGGCTGTGATTGGGCAATGGCAGAAGAGCTTGCTTTTGCCTCTTTATTAGTCGAAGGCTTTTCTCTTCGGTTGTCAGGACAAGATTCAATTCGCGGAACGTTTAGCCAGAGACATCTCCTCTGGAGCGATATTGTTACTGGAGATACCCATTCTCCCTTGTATCATTTATCTTCAACACAAGGTGCTGTGGAGATCTATAATTCTCCCTTATCAGAATATGCCGTTTTAGGATTTGAGTATGGCTATGCTCAACAGGCAATGAAAACTTTAGTCGCTTGGGAAGCTCAGTTCGGGGATTTTGCCAACGGAGCACAAATTATTTTTGATCAATATATCTCCTCAGGAGTGCAAAAGTGGGACTTCCATTCTGATGTGGTCATGCTTCTTCCTCATGGCTATGAAGGGCAGGGACCTGAACACTCTTCAGCACGTATAGAAAGATATTTGCAGCTTGCAGCAAATTGGAACTTCGAAGTTGTCTTACCTTCTACACCTTTGCAGTACTTTCGAATTTTGCGGGAGCACACTCTTAGAGATCTTTCCCTACCTTTAGTTGTATTTACGCCAAAAATGCTTTTAAGACATTCACAGTGTACAAATTTCTTAAAAGAATTTACCCTCCCAGGAGGGTTTAGATCAATTCTTGAGGATGACACTCCCAATTATGACGCAGAGATCCTTGTCATGTGCACGGGAAAGATTTACTATGATTATAAAGAGGCTCTCCCTGAAGAGCGTCATGGGGATTTTGCTTGTTTAAGAATAGAGAGTTTGTATCCTTTAGATTTTGATGGGCTTGTGAAGCTTTTAGATCGCTATTCTAAGGTTAAGCATTACGTTTGGCTTCAGGAGGAACCTCAAAATATGGGAGCTTATGAGTATATGTTCATGGCTTTGAAAGATATTCTTCCGGGGAAAATGTTGTGCATATCTAGAGCACGAAGTAGCTCTACAGCGTCAGGGTCTGCACGTCTTAGTCATAAAGAATTGTTAACATGTATGGAAACATTGTTCTCATTAAGGTAG
- a CDS encoding 2-oxo acid dehydrogenase subunit E2 has product MITEVRIPNIAESISEVTIASLLVSSGSIIQENQGILEIESDKLNQLIYAPISGKISWKVSEGDVVAVGGLVATIEETQESSETLEILEREPVEAEIIRFPSDQKPPYQGKRFVPLKEKKSLRDTSERGEIRERMSSIRKTISRRLVSSLHESAMLTTFNEIYMTPCIQLRKEKQERFMEKFGVKLGYMSFFVKAVLEGLKAYPRLHAYISGEEIVYRQYYDICLAIGTDRGLVAPVIRDCQQLSSGEIEQKLADLAIRAREGQLSLAELEGGGFTITNGGVYGSLLSTPILNPPQVGILGMHKIEKRPVVLDGEIVIADMMYVALSYDHRIIDGKEAVGFLVKVKESIEHPEALLEL; this is encoded by the coding sequence ATGATTACAGAGGTTCGCATTCCAAATATTGCAGAATCAATTAGTGAAGTCACGATCGCATCACTACTGGTCTCTTCGGGAAGCATTATTCAGGAAAACCAAGGTATTCTTGAAATCGAAAGTGATAAACTAAACCAGTTAATTTACGCCCCTATCTCAGGGAAGATTTCCTGGAAAGTCTCTGAAGGAGACGTTGTTGCTGTTGGAGGTCTGGTTGCTACCATAGAGGAGACACAAGAGAGTTCAGAAACTCTCGAGATCCTTGAGCGTGAACCTGTAGAAGCAGAAATTATCCGCTTCCCTTCAGATCAAAAGCCGCCCTATCAGGGGAAACGCTTTGTTCCACTTAAGGAAAAAAAATCTCTAAGAGATACTTCGGAGCGTGGGGAGATCCGAGAGAGGATGTCTTCTATCCGTAAAACGATTTCTCGGCGTCTGGTCTCTTCTCTGCATGAATCTGCTATGTTGACGACTTTCAATGAAATCTACATGACCCCATGTATTCAGCTAAGAAAAGAGAAGCAAGAGCGTTTCATGGAGAAATTCGGCGTAAAGTTAGGCTATATGTCGTTTTTCGTTAAAGCAGTCTTGGAAGGGCTAAAGGCTTATCCTAGATTACATGCTTATATTAGCGGAGAGGAAATTGTTTATCGTCAGTATTACGATATCTGCCTAGCGATTGGGACAGACCGAGGTTTAGTTGCTCCTGTTATCCGTGATTGCCAGCAGCTCTCTAGTGGCGAGATCGAACAAAAACTTGCAGATCTCGCCATAAGAGCTAGAGAAGGGCAGCTTTCCCTTGCAGAACTTGAAGGCGGAGGATTCACAATTACCAATGGGGGAGTCTATGGCTCCTTACTCTCTACGCCTATCCTTAATCCTCCTCAAGTAGGAATCCTAGGGATGCATAAAATAGAAAAACGTCCGGTAGTGCTCGACGGAGAGATTGTGATTGCAGATATGATGTATGTCGCCTTAAGTTATGATCATCGAATTATCGATGGAAAAGAAGCCGTAGGTTTCCTTGTTAAGGTGAAAGAAAGCATAGAACATCCCGAGGCTCTTTTAGAGCTCTAG
- the pgeF gene encoding peptidoglycan editing factor PgeF has protein sequence MTLILHPGPLYTFAELEDLPLRHGIFPKQTNASGEECPATNAQIADILGAEVYCDLHQRHTTTVYRATKTFPRQQPGDGLFTNELGLSLHIRHSDCQAAIFYDRKHHVVANVHSGWRGLVGNIYAVTVKNLKKAFNSVPKDLLVAIGPSLGPNYSIYPDYDLLFPRSFQAFMGPKEHIDFRALAHKQLRDLGIPEQNITIADICTYTEHTTFFSSRYVRQNSSQTHQIRRKYNNVTAVLLLPRE, from the coding sequence ATGACGTTGATATTACATCCGGGACCTTTGTATACCTTTGCAGAGCTTGAAGATCTCCCCTTAAGGCATGGGATTTTCCCTAAACAAACTAACGCCTCAGGAGAAGAATGTCCCGCTACAAATGCACAGATCGCAGATATCTTAGGGGCAGAAGTCTATTGTGATTTGCATCAGCGCCATACAACCACAGTCTACCGAGCTACAAAAACCTTCCCTCGTCAGCAACCAGGAGATGGTCTTTTTACAAACGAACTGGGACTTTCTCTACATATTCGCCATTCGGATTGCCAGGCAGCAATTTTTTATGATCGCAAGCATCATGTCGTTGCGAACGTGCATAGTGGTTGGCGAGGCCTTGTTGGAAATATTTATGCTGTTACAGTGAAGAATCTCAAAAAGGCCTTTAACTCAGTCCCCAAGGATCTTCTTGTTGCGATTGGGCCTTCATTAGGGCCAAATTACAGCATTTATCCTGATTATGATCTTCTTTTTCCGAGAAGCTTTCAAGCATTTATGGGACCAAAAGAACATATTGACTTTAGAGCGCTGGCTCATAAGCAACTTCGAGACTTAGGAATCCCTGAGCAAAATATTACAATTGCAGATATCTGTACCTATACTGAACATACGACTTTTTTCTCTTCGCGCTATGTAAGGCAAAACTCATCCCAAACACATCAAATACGAAGAAAATACAATAACGTTACTGCCGTGCTATTACTACCCAGAGAATAG
- a CDS encoding 4-hydroxy-3-methylbut-2-en-1-yl diphosphate synthase, with the protein MHPVRRPTCSVKIGHLYVGSKHSIKIQSMTTTPTADVAATLEQIYSLAECGCEIARVTVQGIKEAQACEKIKDQLLSRGLRIPLVADIHFFPQAAMHVVDFVDKVRINPGNYVDKRNMFSGTKTYTETSYAQSLVRLRDKFSPLVEKCKKLGKAMRIGVNHGSLSERVMQRYGDTIEGMVISALEYVAICEELDYHDVVFSMKSSNPKVMVAAYRQLAKDLDLRGWRYPLHLGVTEAGMGMDGIIKSAVGIGTLLTEGLGDTIRCSLTGCPTTEIPVCQKLINHTKVYLNLPHKQNLFALKDSESFVSASKKIQKKTPWGAIYGVFLKLHEKHLINSSSEELLQELGVHPQTGAKDFTAPEGVVVPEELFELPILKTLRKHFLVFHEEQALHLSSSNIALWEAPEIDQAPFVFFHATDPFIHTSRDFFEHSRCENTPVMLVLSQNLEDEEIATISLATELGALLLDGLGEAVLLDLPNISLSAARNIAFGTLQSSGVRLVKTEFISCPGCGRTLFDLPEVVKRIRARTQHLPGLKIAVMGCIVNGPGEMADADFGFVGSKPGMIDLYVKHKCVKSHIPMSDAEEELVRLLKEHNVWEDPK; encoded by the coding sequence ATGCACCCAGTACGACGTCCTACATGTTCAGTCAAAATTGGTCATCTCTATGTTGGAAGTAAGCACTCCATAAAAATCCAGTCAATGACAACAACTCCAACAGCAGATGTTGCAGCGACTCTAGAGCAAATTTATTCTTTAGCAGAATGTGGTTGTGAGATTGCTAGGGTTACTGTTCAAGGGATAAAAGAAGCTCAGGCTTGTGAAAAAATCAAAGATCAGCTTCTTTCCCGAGGGTTACGGATCCCTTTAGTTGCGGACATCCATTTCTTCCCTCAGGCTGCTATGCATGTTGTAGATTTCGTAGACAAGGTCCGTATTAACCCAGGGAATTATGTCGATAAAAGAAACATGTTTTCTGGAACCAAAACATATACAGAAACTAGCTATGCTCAGAGCCTTGTGCGTCTCAGAGATAAGTTTTCTCCCCTTGTAGAAAAGTGTAAAAAACTTGGAAAAGCAATGCGTATTGGCGTGAATCACGGTTCTCTTTCTGAAAGGGTGATGCAAAGGTATGGAGATACTATAGAGGGCATGGTTATCTCTGCGTTAGAATACGTTGCTATTTGCGAGGAGCTTGACTATCACGATGTCGTGTTCTCTATGAAATCTAGCAATCCTAAAGTCATGGTAGCTGCCTACCGCCAGCTAGCCAAAGACCTTGATCTTCGAGGCTGGAGGTATCCCCTCCATTTAGGGGTAACTGAAGCAGGCATGGGAATGGATGGGATCATAAAATCTGCAGTAGGCATTGGGACCTTACTCACAGAAGGGCTAGGAGATACTATCCGCTGTTCCTTAACAGGTTGCCCCACAACAGAAATCCCTGTGTGCCAGAAGCTTATCAATCACACTAAGGTTTATCTGAATCTCCCACATAAGCAAAATCTCTTTGCTCTGAAGGACTCGGAAAGCTTTGTCTCAGCCTCAAAAAAGATCCAAAAAAAGACCCCATGGGGAGCGATATATGGAGTGTTTTTAAAGCTTCATGAAAAACATCTCATAAATAGCTCTTCTGAAGAGCTTCTTCAAGAGCTTGGGGTGCATCCACAAACTGGGGCTAAAGATTTTACTGCTCCAGAAGGGGTTGTTGTTCCAGAAGAGCTCTTTGAGCTTCCTATTTTGAAGACATTACGCAAGCACTTCCTTGTATTTCATGAAGAACAAGCTTTACATCTTTCTTCTAGCAACATAGCGCTTTGGGAAGCTCCTGAAATAGATCAAGCGCCCTTTGTTTTTTTCCATGCCACCGATCCTTTTATTCATACAAGTAGGGATTTCTTTGAACATAGTCGTTGTGAAAACACTCCTGTAATGTTGGTCTTATCTCAAAATTTGGAAGATGAAGAGATTGCTACGATATCCCTAGCTACAGAGCTTGGAGCACTTCTTCTCGATGGTTTGGGAGAGGCTGTTCTCTTAGATCTTCCTAACATTTCCCTATCTGCTGCAAGGAATATTGCCTTTGGAACACTACAAAGCTCTGGGGTACGTCTTGTAAAAACCGAGTTTATTTCCTGCCCTGGCTGTGGAAGGACACTATTCGATCTTCCAGAAGTCGTTAAACGCATTCGGGCACGAACTCAACATCTCCCAGGGCTAAAAATTGCTGTGATGGGTTGTATCGTCAATGGCCCTGGGGAGATGGCGGATGCTGATTTTGGCTTTGTAGGATCCAAGCCTGGCATGATCGATCTCTATGTAAAACATAAGTGTGTGAAATCTCATATCCCTATGAGTGATGCTGAAGAAGAATTAGTTCGACTTCTAAAAGAGCATAACGTATGGGAAGATCCTAAATAG